In Deltaproteobacteria bacterium, one DNA window encodes the following:
- a CDS encoding J domain-containing protein: MSPSAGSEQRVEETPEREHLWARWVLGVAPRASVADIKKRFWALRIQFAPETHPTEAERYTEISKTINTAYGVLVPK; the protein is encoded by the coding sequence TTGTCTCCGTCTGCAGGCTCCGAACAGCGGGTCGAGGAAACCCCAGAGCGGGAACACCTCTGGGCCCGATGGGTGCTAGGCGTAGCGCCGCGCGCCAGCGTCGCCGACATCAAGAAACGGTTTTGGGCGTTACGGATTCAATTTGCGCCCGAGACCCACCCGACCGAAGCTGAACGGTACACCGAGATTTCAAAAACCATTAACACTGCGTACGGCGTGTTAGTGCCGAAGTAA
- a CDS encoding elongation factor P, with the protein MINATQIRVGNILRIDGGIFRVMTVQHITPGKGNAQVQADLRNLKTGNKNNMRFRPAETVERVDAEEREMTFLYQDGSTYHFMDTETCEQHELAAELLEDMRLYLKPDSTIIMLICDGEALSIRLPLKMRFTVTECDPPSKGSAGALKNALVDTGAHFKVPLFIKPGDVVVINTESGDYVEKG; encoded by the coding sequence ATGATTAATGCGACACAAATTCGAGTCGGCAATATCCTGCGAATCGACGGCGGGATCTTCCGCGTGATGACCGTGCAGCACATTACGCCCGGCAAGGGGAACGCGCAGGTCCAAGCGGATCTACGCAACCTGAAGACCGGCAATAAGAACAACATGCGGTTTCGCCCTGCGGAGACAGTCGAACGCGTCGACGCGGAAGAACGCGAAATGACGTTTTTATATCAGGACGGTTCGACCTATCACTTCATGGACACAGAGACCTGCGAGCAGCACGAACTAGCGGCGGAATTACTCGAAGACATGCGGCTCTATTTAAAGCCCGATTCCACGATCATCATGCTTATCTGCGACGGGGAGGCGTTGAGCATTCGCCTGCCGCTCAAAATGCGCTTTACCGTGACGGAGTGTGACCCGCCATCGAAAGGTTCTGCGGGCGCATTGAAAAACGCCCTCGTCGATACCGGCGCGCATTTCAAAGTGCCGCTCTTCATCAAACCCGGCGACGTCGTCGTCATCAATACCGAATCCGGCGACTACGTGGAGAAGGGGTAA